CGGTATTCTAGGCTCTTTGATCGGTGACTTTGTTATCAATACCTTTAACAGTCACTGCGACACCCATATCGACCCGCCAGCTACCACGATTATGATTTTGATTTGCGCAGCTACGCTCTTATTTGCCTAGTTAATTTGATTGATGAAAGTGGAGGTAGCTCATGGGACAGTCAATAGGATTAGTAGAATTAAAAAGTATTCCCGTAGGCATAGAAACTACTGATGACATGTTAAAGGCCGCCAGTGTGGAATTGCTCCTGGCAACGCCCATTTGTCCGGGAAAGTATATCATAATAGTAGAAGGAAATGTGGGCGCGGTAAAGAGTTCAGTGAAAGCGGGAATCGCAAAAGCGGAAACGTTTTTAGTGGGCCATCACATTATAAACAATGTACATGAGTCCTTACCTTCTGCCATTTCAGGAACCGCCGAGGTTGCCAACATTTCTGCATTGGGAATTATTGAAACCATTTCTGCTTTAACGGCAGTAACCGCAGGAGATATTGCAGCCAAGGCTTCCAATGTTCGTTTGATAGAGATAAGAATAGCAAGAGGTCTGGGAGGAAAAGGTTTCTTGATTTTCACAGGGGAGATTTCCGCGGTGAAATCCGCAGTGAATTCCTGTCTGAACGAGCTAAAAGAAACGGGGGAAATTACCAGTTACAGCGTTATTTCTTCTCCTCACAAAGACTTGATTAAAAGTATCATGTAAAGACAGAGGCTATCAAGGGTCTATGCCGCAGGGTATAGCCCCTTGTTCAATAATTGCAGCACCGTAGAGAGGGAGGCTAATAAAAATGGAAACCGAAAAGCAGCGGGTCATTCAAGAATATGTGCCAGGAAAACAAGTTACTTTGGCTCATATCATCGCAAAGCCTACAGATGAATTATATGAGAAATTAGGGTTGGTGGAATTATCCGGAAGCGTTGGTGTTTTAACCATAACTCCCAGCGAAGCGGCAATTATTGCCGGAGATCTGGCGACGAAGGCGGCAGATATCCGCATTGGTTTTATTGATCGGTTCAATGGTTCTCTGTTTATTGCAGGGAACATTACGGCAGTAGAGTCAGCCTTAAAAAACATTTTAGTCTTGCTCTGTGATAAGATGGGGTACGCCAGAACGGAGATTACAAGGACATAATATGCAGAAAACAGCAAAAAAGATGATGATGATCGGCCGAAGCGGAGCGGGAAAGACCACTCTCTGCCAGTTTTTAAACCAGCAAGAGCTGGCCTATCACAAGACCCAGTACGTACAGGTCATTGGAGAAAATATGATCGATACCCCCGGCGAGTACACCGAGCGGCGGTCTCGCTACAGCAGCTTGCAGATTACCTCAGCAGATGCAGCAGTCATTGTATTTGTTAAGGATGCCACAGAGCCAGGGAGCATTTTCCCACCAGGATTTTCTTCCATGTTTGCCAAACCGGCGGTAGGTGTTATTACAAAAGCAGACTTGGCTGATCCGCAGATGCTCCAAAAAGCAGAGAGGTTTTTAAAGCTGGCGGGTGCAAAGCAGTCCTTTGCAGTCAGCTGTGTAACGGGTGAGGGGTTCGAAGAGCTGATTCGCTTTATTCAAAATCTTTAAAATCAGAATAGGGGAACAGGCAATGGTTATATTGACAGAATACAATATAGTAGATTATCTGAAAGACCATACGAATCTTTTAGAGGGGGCTCAGCAGATTACTTCCCGATACTTTGACAGCGGAACATCGGAAAGCGGCAGCGGAGATGGGTACATTAATTTTGTTTTTTGTGTGGATTACGCTCTGGGCGGAGAACAGAAGTCTTTGGTTATCAAGCAGGCCCGGCCTTATTCCAAGCTTATTCCCATAGAAGTACCTACCTGCCGAAATAAAACGGAGTATGAGGCAACCCGCCTTAAGCGTGCTGTAGTGGCAGAATATTTACCAGAACTGTACCTGATGGACCAGGAAAACAATGTTTTTGTCATGGAATCGCTCACCCAGTGGAAGATTCTACGATATCAGTTCAATAAAATGGAAAAGCAGCCTGGCTTGTCTCGAAAAATTGCAGAATATCTGGCGGTTTCCAACTTTTTTACGTCGGAGATTTATCTGGATACCAGCATTTTTCGTCAGCTGGAGTGTACTTTTGTCAACGGAGACATGCGAAGAGTTATTGAAGCCGGGATTTTTATCCCGGAATTCACGCCTTTGGGCGAAAAGGGCGAAAATGCGGAGCTGAATTCAGACCTCTATGCACTTTCCAGAAACATCTGGGAAAACCATGATTTAATCGCCCAATGTTACCTTATGCGGGATATTTATATGCGTAAAAGTGAATGTCTGATTCATGGAGACTTTCATACCTCTAACATCTTTATTCGGGGAGAGGAGATGAAGGTTATCGATATGGAATACGCCTTTGTGGGGCCCTATTCCTACGATTTGGGATATTTGCTCAACAACTATATCTCCCAGTATGCAGCCTGTGCTTTTAAATCCCCGGAGAATCTGAATCAGGCAGCGAGCTTTCAGCAATATTTACTGGAGTCTGTCCGGGAGATTTACATTGCTTATGTAGAGATATTCGATTCCCTCTGGGATCAGTTTGGTAAAGAAACGTATAGCCACAGCAGGGAATATAGAGGGGCCATTTACCGAAATATCCTGCAAGAGATGCTGGGATTTGCAGCTGCGGCTAACATATCCAGAATCACCATGCTGACTGAATTTCCGGATTTCGATGTGATCCGGGATCGGGGAAAACATCTGCATGCGAAGCGACTGTCGTTGATTATCAGTCAGCAGCTGCTACTCAATCGGACTTCCTATGAACACATAGATGAAGTGGTGCAGGATATCACTCGTATTACGAGCATATATAAATCCAATATTTAATAATGGAGTTCTTCTAATAAAGTCTTCGCTTTCAGTAGGGAGGACTTTATTTTCTTGTGTATGGCAGCCACCTTTTTGCCGTTTTTCGTTGACGGTTTCCGGAAAAAAATGCTATAATCGTCCTGTAAAGTGTTAAAGTGGTTGAAAGGAGCTTGGTCATGGCATACGAATCAAAATTTAAGCGTGACGATATCGACGAATTGTTCAAAGCGATCCTAACTTTGCAGGATGAGGAGGACTGTTACAGATTCTTTGAGGACATCTGTACCATCAACGAAATCCACGCGATTGCCCAGCGGTTGCAGGTAGCGAAGCTTTTATCGGAAAAGAGGACCTACAGCGAGATTGAGGAGGAGACCAAGGCAAGCACTGCGACTATCAGCCGGATTAACAAATGTCTGGTATACGGCTCCGAGGGGTATCAGCGGATTTTATCCAGGCTGAGCAGTCAGAAGTAAAGGTTGATGCCAGCGAACAAAAATTAAAATTTATTGAAGAGAAATAAACGGAGCACCATGTATCAGATTGCATATGTGGTGCTTCTTTGATAGGAGTTTTAATAGATGATTGCATATGTGCACAGGGGAGCAGAGCATAAAGGGGCAGCCGGAGAGACCTTAATTCAGGCGGCTCTGGCAGACTATATGGGGGCGGAATGGGAAAACTGGTTAAAAGAGGCCGCGGGCAGGAAGGGGGCCTCCGGGAGGGTGCCTGATGGTTTGATTCGGCGGACTCCTCACGGAAAGCCTTATATCGAGGATTTTCCCCTCTACTTTTCCATCAGTCATTCGGGAGAATTGTGGGTCTGCCTGGTAGCGGAAGTGGAAGTGGGCGTGGACATTCAGGTTCCTAAGCCCCTACCTTACGAGAAGTTAGCCAAACGTTTTTTTACAGAGACGGAGGCAGCATATATCCGACAGGGGGGACTAGAGGCCTTTTTTCAGGTATGGACCAGAAAAGAGGCCTATGTCAAGTATACGGGTTTAGGGTTTTCGGGAATGGGATTTTCCAGCTTTTCCGTGGTGGAAGCCAGGAAAAGGAGCTTTCTGGACGGTGCTGAGGCCGGCGGAACAGGAACTGGTGAAGATCAACTGGAATTGGTTTTGGCTTCTCAAGTAGCAGGAATCCTTATGCAGCCATTAGTGTTGGAACTGGGGCAGGAGTTAGAGGCAGTGGGACCGGGATTAGGGCCGGGGCTTCTGCCTGGGGAGCAGGTATTTGGGGCTGTCTGCGGGAAGCAGAAACAGACGGTTGTGGTCAGATGGTTATAGGCGACCGAAACGATATGGAATTGGACAGCAGTATTGAAAGATAACTTTAAAAGCCCATTGGGACAGGAGGAGCCATGAGCAGAGAATATAGGAGAGGACAGAAAACCGGAGCAGACAAGGGGCAGGAAACTCTTTCGGGTCACGTAAATATGGACGAGATTTATCAAACGGACAAAGAAGAGAAACAAAAAAAGAAAAAAAAGGACCCCCTCGAAGCTGCATTGAAACATTTAGCGTATAGGGACCGGACTTGTCAGGAGATGCTCCGCCACCTGGAGGAAAAGCAGTATAACCAGGAGGAAATCCAGCAGGCTATGAAGTATCTTTTAGAACGGCACTATCTGGATGATGAAGCTTATGTGGAACGATACGTGGAGTACGGTATTTCTAAAGGAAAAGGTCTGGTTAAAATCCGCTATGAACTGGGACAGAGGGGCATAGACAGGCTGCTTTTAGAAGAGCTTTCCCATCTCTTTGAGGAGTTGGAAAAGCCAGCTGAAAGGGAGCGGGCCTTGGAGCAGGGGCGGAAACTTCTGGCGGGTCTAAGTTGGGATACTGCAAGAACGGAACCAGAAAATTATGAAGAAAAAAAGCAGCAGTATAAAGAACTGCAAAAAATCAAGGGGAAGGTGGCCAGAAAACTGGAAGGCCAAGGGTATACCATGGACGATATCTTCTATGTACTGGACCGGCTGTTTTCAAGAGAGTAGCGAGAAGGACACGATCAAGTCAATCATATAATATTTAGCCAAACGGCGGTTCAAATGAGCCGTCGTTTTCTATTATATAGTTGTTTAGATACTAAAAATCTATCAAATAATGAAAACAAAAGTGGCCCTAAGTTTGTTTATATAGTGTAAGTGATATTGACCAGCAGATTTGCTAGCGATGAATATTGGAATTAAACAAGCATGACTTGAGCACTAGGAGGTGGTTGCATGAACGGTTCGCCGTTACATACAGACAAGAAAATTGAAGAGATTTATTATCAGTACATTGATATGGTATATCGCATTGCGCGAATGCTCCTTAAAGATTCCCGTGAAGCAGAGGATGCTGCACAATCAGCCTTCGTCAAATTGATGGCGTCAAATCACACCTTTCAAAATGACGAACACATAAAGGCATGGTTGATTGTGACAGTGAAGAATGAATGCCGTAATACCTTGGCGCATTGGTGGCACTCTAAAAGGGCCTATCTGGGGACGATGGAAGAAGAAGGCTATTTAGATGAAAATACAGATTGCGATTTGTGGAATGCCGTGGAAGGTTTGCACAGCAAATACAAGCTTCCACTGTATCTCTACTATTATGAGGGGTATAAAACAGTAGAAATTGCAGAGATGCTTGGTGTCAACCATGCTACCATCCGAACGCGCTTGCTGGCAGCCAAGCGCAAGTTGAAGTTAATACTGGAGGAGGATGATATAGATGAACAAAGAAGAACTAAATCGATACTTTGAGCAGATGACACCTGGAACTGTGCAGAAAGAGCGGATGCTTCAAGGTATTACAAGCTGCAATAAAAAAGAAGTAACCCCCCTGAAAAGAATGACGCGAAGAGTTACAATTCAAGCAGCGGTGATCATCCTATTGGTTATGATTACAGCTACGTCTGCACTGGCCGTAACCTTCAACTGGCATGTAAAGCTGATGGAGTATTTCGGCATTCAGCCGGGGCAGGAAGCAATGCTGGAAGAAGCACAAACCGCGCCAGATGCCACTCTGACCCATGAGGGGGTAACTGTTACCGTAAAGCAGACTTTAGCAGACAGCAAAGGGCTCTATGTTCTTTACGAGATGTCCGTGCCGAAATCAATTACACTGAAGGAGGCAAGTGAGACAGCGTTATCCGACGGAACGACATTAGAGGAACGTACTGACTGGGGATTCTATTCCTTAAATGCTCCGATAGAGAATCTGGAGGGAGACACCGCCATGACTATTACAGGACACGAAATTTTGGCGCAAAGCCAGCACCACCGCACCGGTATAGTATCTGTTACGCCTACCGGAAAACTGGTTGATGGAACCATTGAGCTTGTATTTAAGGACTTATCCGCTGAAAGGGTTTATCGGACCGCGGAGGATTTAAAAGATGAGAGTACCGTATTGGTGAAAGGAGAGTGGAAGCTCGCTTGGGACTTCACCTACAAAGACAGCAGTAAAATCATTGCTCCAAATCAAAACGTAGAGGGCAATGATGTCTCCTATCGAGTTAGTGAAGTGTCGATATCGCCGATTTCTTCTTGTGTTACGGTAAAAGCTGCGGCAAACGCCGGCAATCTGTTTCGATTTCCGGTTCATCTCAATTTGAAGGACGGAAGTCGGATTACTTATGATAGGAACAGCAAAAACAAGCGGTATACCTGCGTTTCAAAAAAGGAAGGCAATGAAACCGTCTATGAGTATCAAATGTACAACCGCTTTGACAGACTGATTGACCCGGAAGCTGTAAAAAGCATATCTATCGGTGATACCACTGTGCTAATAGAATGAATAGGCCTATTTCATTTAAGACCTAAGTGCTAAACAGAATCTCCTGGACAAATTTCTTGACAGAAACACTACATCTAGATATAATGAAAAAGTATATAGGGTGAAAGGGATGATTTCATCCGAATACTGTCAAATTAAATAGCCTAGGGCCTTGATGGAACCAGTAGACCTGTGTAAAATCCTTACAGAGAGGTGCGCATATGCTGAGAGCGCAGCGGTGAAGCAGTAGTTGAATATCACTCCGGAGCCTGATCCAATATGAGAGGTGAAACGCTGACAGGGCGGACCCCGCAAGGGTACCCCGGCAGCCGGTGTTTTGCAAATAGGGTGGTACCGCGGTCTGGAAAGATCGTCCCTAATTCACAAAAGTGGATTAGGGCTTTTTTGTTTTTTGTATTGCCCTACATTTTAACAAAGCCATTTCCATGGCGAAACGAAAAATGCAGCGTGGGAAGACCACGTTTTTTGAAGAAAGGAAGATTGCAAACATGAGGTTTCAAAATTTATCTGAACAGCCTATTGCAGAATGGCAGAAAGCACAAGCGAAAGCTTGGAAAGAAGAACATTTACTGGAGAAGTGCGTGACTACTAGAGAAGGCATGCCTTCCTTTATCTTTTATGAGGGACCGCCAACGGCTAATGGAAGGCCTGGTATTCACCATGTTATCGCTAGAGCCCTAAAAGATTCTGTATGCCGTTATAAAACCATGCAGGGTTTTGCTGTAAAGCGAAAGGCTGGGTGGGATACCCACGGTCTGCCGGTAGAAATCGAGGTGGAAAAGCAGCTGAACATGTCCGGAAAGCAGGACATTGAAAAGTATGGCATCAAGGAATTCAATGAAAAGTGCCGGGAATCTGTCTTTACTTATGAAGGCATGTGGCGGGAGATGACGGAGCGGATGGGCTATCTGATTGATATGGACAACCCTTACATCACCTTGGATAACAATTTCATTGAGAGCGGATGGTGGATACTAAAAGAATTTTTCAAAGCGGGCTTGATTTATGAAGGCCATAAGATTCTGCCTTACTGCCCGCGTTGCGGAACCGGCTTGGCTTCTCACGAAGTAGCTCAAGGTTATAAAGAAGTGAAGACACAGACGATTACCGCTAAATTTAAGAAAAAAGACACAGAAAACGAATATTTCCTGGCTTGGACCACTACCCCGTGGACCTTGGCTTCTAACGTGGCTCTTACGGTAGGGGCTGATATTGACTATGTAAAGGCTCAGATTAACGAGGATGCGGCTTCGTCGGAGGCAGGCAGGGTGTTTTATCTGGCGAAGAATCTGGCTGATAAACTTCTGGGTGCAGACAAATACCGCGTACTAGCAGAAATGAAGGGCAAAGAGCTGGAATATATGGAATATGAGCAGTTGATGCCATTTCTGAAGCCAGACAAGAAAGCCTTCTTTATTACTTGCGCTGATTATGTAACGACAGAAGACGGTACCGGCATTGTTCATACTGCACCGGCTTTCGGTGAAGACGACTATCAGACAGGCAGAAGATATCAGCTGCCAGTACTGAATCCGGTGGACGAACAGGGCAAATATAACGATACGCCGTGGGCAGGCCGTTTCGTTATGGAAGACGGTCTGGATGTGGATATCATCAAGTGGCTGGCAGCGGAAGATAAGATTTTTGCCAAAGAAAAGATGGAGCACAACTATCCGCACTGCTGGCGGTGCAGTACGCCGCTGATTTATTACGCAAAGCCGAGCTGGTACATTGAGATGACCAAGCTGAAAGACCAGCTGGTGGCTAACAACAAGACTGTCAACTGGTTTCCGGATTTCGTCGGCGAAAAACGGTTTGGCAACTGGTTGGAAAATGTCAATGACTGGGCTATCTCTCGAAATCGTTACTGGGGTACGCCAATTCCGATTTGGCGGTGTGAATGCGGCCATCTGGAGTGCATCGGCAGCCGGGCCGAGTTGGTGGAAAAGGCAGTAGAAGATATTACAGCGGATATCGAGCTGCATCGGCCATATGTGGACGATGTACACTTAGCCTGCTCCCACTGCGGCAAGACCATGTCCCGCATACCAGAGGTAATGGACTGCTGGTTTGATTCCGGCTCCATGCCGTTTGCCCAGCAGCATTATCCGTTTGAGAATAAGGAAAACTTCGACGAAGAGCTGTTCCCGGCAGACTTCATCTGCGAAGGCATTGACCAGACCAGAGGTTGGTTCTATTCGCTGATAGCCATTTCTACCTTTATCAAGGGCAAGGCCCCGTATAAAAATGTACTGGTAAATGACTTGATTTTGGATAAGGACGGCAAGAAGATGAGCAAGTCTAAGGGCAATACGGTGGATCCATTTACTCTGTTTGACAAATATGGGGCTGACGCTACTAGATGGTATCTGCTCTACGTATCTCCGGCTTGGTCCCCGACCAAGTTTGACGAGGACGGCTTGATTGAAATCGTCAGCAAGTTCTTTGGCACCCTGCGAAATGTATATAACTTCTTCGTGCTCTATTCCAATCAGGATGAAATCGACATAGAGCAGTGTTCGGTGGATTATGAAAATCGGCCGGAGCTGGATCGGTGGGTTCTGTCTAAATACAATCAGCTGATTTTGGATGTGACGGAAGAGATGGATCGGTATGATCATATGAAGTCTGTGCGCAAGATTCAGGAGTTTGTAACAGAGGATTTCTCCAACTGGTATATTCGGCGAGCCAGAAGACGGTTCTGGGGAGAAGCGCTGACGGAAGATAAGCAGAGTGTGTATGCTACCACCTATGAAATCTTGGTGGGTATTTCTAAGCTGATTGCACCGTTTGCACCGTTTATTGCGGATGAAATCTATACGAAGCTCACCGGAGAAGAATCGGTACACACGGCTTTCTTCCCGAAGGCAGACACCAAGTTGATTCATAAAAATGTGGAAGAGCGTATGGATTTGGTGCGAACCTTAGTTACTTTGGGCAGAGGCACCAGAGAGAAAGAGCGGATTAAAGTGCGGCAGCCGCTGGCAGAGATGCTGGTAGACGGAAAATATGAAGAGCTGATTGGAGATTTAACTCCGCTGATTATGGAAGAGTTGAATGTGAAGCAGGTAGTCTTTGAAACGAAGTTGGATCAGTTCATGAATTAC
The genomic region above belongs to Aminipila butyrica and contains:
- a CDS encoding YerC/YecD family TrpR-related protein, giving the protein MAYESKFKRDDIDELFKAILTLQDEEDCYRFFEDICTINEIHAIAQRLQVAKLLSEKRTYSEIEEETKASTATISRINKCLVYGSEGYQRILSRLSSQK
- a CDS encoding BMC domain-containing protein, with translation MGQSIGLVELKSIPVGIETTDDMLKAASVELLLATPICPGKYIIIVEGNVGAVKSSVKAGIAKAETFLVGHHIINNVHESLPSAISGTAEVANISALGIIETISALTAVTAGDIAAKASNVRLIEIRIARGLGGKGFLIFTGEISAVKSAVNSCLNELKETGEITSYSVISSPHKDLIKSIM
- the ileS gene encoding isoleucine--tRNA ligase yields the protein MRFQNLSEQPIAEWQKAQAKAWKEEHLLEKCVTTREGMPSFIFYEGPPTANGRPGIHHVIARALKDSVCRYKTMQGFAVKRKAGWDTHGLPVEIEVEKQLNMSGKQDIEKYGIKEFNEKCRESVFTYEGMWREMTERMGYLIDMDNPYITLDNNFIESGWWILKEFFKAGLIYEGHKILPYCPRCGTGLASHEVAQGYKEVKTQTITAKFKKKDTENEYFLAWTTTPWTLASNVALTVGADIDYVKAQINEDAASSEAGRVFYLAKNLADKLLGADKYRVLAEMKGKELEYMEYEQLMPFLKPDKKAFFITCADYVTTEDGTGIVHTAPAFGEDDYQTGRRYQLPVLNPVDEQGKYNDTPWAGRFVMEDGLDVDIIKWLAAEDKIFAKEKMEHNYPHCWRCSTPLIYYAKPSWYIEMTKLKDQLVANNKTVNWFPDFVGEKRFGNWLENVNDWAISRNRYWGTPIPIWRCECGHLECIGSRAELVEKAVEDITADIELHRPYVDDVHLACSHCGKTMSRIPEVMDCWFDSGSMPFAQQHYPFENKENFDEELFPADFICEGIDQTRGWFYSLIAISTFIKGKAPYKNVLVNDLILDKDGKKMSKSKGNTVDPFTLFDKYGADATRWYLLYVSPAWSPTKFDEDGLIEIVSKFFGTLRNVYNFFVLYSNQDEIDIEQCSVDYENRPELDRWVLSKYNQLILDVTEEMDRYDHMKSVRKIQEFVTEDFSNWYIRRARRRFWGEALTEDKQSVYATTYEILVGISKLIAPFAPFIADEIYTKLTGEESVHTAFFPKADTKLIHKNVEERMDLVRTLVTLGRGTREKERIKVRQPLAEMLVDGKYEELIGDLTPLIMEELNVKQVVFETKLDQFMNYSLKPNFKVAGPVLGGKIKAFGGALAQADPAALVAKLEADGKATILMDGEDLIVEKEMVEVKISAKEGFSVAMENNVFTILDTTLNQELIDEGIARELISKVQQLRKQKDFEMMDHIRIFVTADESVQKALASHRAYIMKETLAEALEEKTGLTAYDLNGHNTGIDVERV
- a CDS encoding RNA polymerase sigma factor, whose product is MNGSPLHTDKKIEEIYYQYIDMVYRIARMLLKDSREAEDAAQSAFVKLMASNHTFQNDEHIKAWLIVTVKNECRNTLAHWWHSKRAYLGTMEEEGYLDENTDCDLWNAVEGLHSKYKLPLYLYYYEGYKTVEIAEMLGVNHATIRTRLLAAKRKLKLILEEDDIDEQRRTKSIL
- a CDS encoding DUF4179 domain-containing protein, translating into MNKEELNRYFEQMTPGTVQKERMLQGITSCNKKEVTPLKRMTRRVTIQAAVIILLVMITATSALAVTFNWHVKLMEYFGIQPGQEAMLEEAQTAPDATLTHEGVTVTVKQTLADSKGLYVLYEMSVPKSITLKEASETALSDGTTLEERTDWGFYSLNAPIENLEGDTAMTITGHEILAQSQHHRTGIVSVTPTGKLVDGTIELVFKDLSAERVYRTAEDLKDESTVLVKGEWKLAWDFTYKDSSKIIAPNQNVEGNDVSYRVSEVSISPISSCVTVKAAANAGNLFRFPVHLNLKDGSRITYDRNSKNKRYTCVSKKEGNETVYEYQMYNRFDRLIDPEAVKSISIGDTTVLIE
- a CDS encoding EutP/PduV family microcompartment system protein; amino-acid sequence: MQKTAKKMMMIGRSGAGKTTLCQFLNQQELAYHKTQYVQVIGENMIDTPGEYTERRSRYSSLQITSADAAVIVFVKDATEPGSIFPPGFSSMFAKPAVGVITKADLADPQMLQKAERFLKLAGAKQSFAVSCVTGEGFEELIRFIQNL
- a CDS encoding regulatory protein RecX, with product MSREYRRGQKTGADKGQETLSGHVNMDEIYQTDKEEKQKKKKKDPLEAALKHLAYRDRTCQEMLRHLEEKQYNQEEIQQAMKYLLERHYLDDEAYVERYVEYGISKGKGLVKIRYELGQRGIDRLLLEELSHLFEELEKPAERERALEQGRKLLAGLSWDTARTEPENYEEKKQQYKELQKIKGKVARKLEGQGYTMDDIFYVLDRLFSRE
- a CDS encoding 4'-phosphopantetheinyl transferase family protein, coding for MIAYVHRGAEHKGAAGETLIQAALADYMGAEWENWLKEAAGRKGASGRVPDGLIRRTPHGKPYIEDFPLYFSISHSGELWVCLVAEVEVGVDIQVPKPLPYEKLAKRFFTETEAAYIRQGGLEAFFQVWTRKEAYVKYTGLGFSGMGFSSFSVVEARKRSFLDGAEAGGTGTGEDQLELVLASQVAGILMQPLVLELGQELEAVGPGLGPGLLPGEQVFGAVCGKQKQTVVVRWL
- the eutS gene encoding ethanolamine utilization microcompartment protein EutS, with protein sequence METEKQRVIQEYVPGKQVTLAHIIAKPTDELYEKLGLVELSGSVGVLTITPSEAAIIAGDLATKAADIRIGFIDRFNGSLFIAGNITAVESALKNILVLLCDKMGYARTEITRT
- a CDS encoding phosphotransferase; the protein is MVILTEYNIVDYLKDHTNLLEGAQQITSRYFDSGTSESGSGDGYINFVFCVDYALGGEQKSLVIKQARPYSKLIPIEVPTCRNKTEYEATRLKRAVVAEYLPELYLMDQENNVFVMESLTQWKILRYQFNKMEKQPGLSRKIAEYLAVSNFFTSEIYLDTSIFRQLECTFVNGDMRRVIEAGIFIPEFTPLGEKGENAELNSDLYALSRNIWENHDLIAQCYLMRDIYMRKSECLIHGDFHTSNIFIRGEEMKVIDMEYAFVGPYSYDLGYLLNNYISQYAACAFKSPENLNQAASFQQYLLESVREIYIAYVEIFDSLWDQFGKETYSHSREYRGAIYRNILQEMLGFAAAANISRITMLTEFPDFDVIRDRGKHLHAKRLSLIISQQLLLNRTSYEHIDEVVQDITRITSIYKSNI